Genomic DNA from Hordeum vulgare subsp. vulgare chromosome 2H, MorexV3_pseudomolecules_assembly, whole genome shotgun sequence:
CATCATTTGAACAATCTTTACTTGCCAAACTTGTATCATTAGACAAGAATCTCCTGACAGTATCTACGCAAGGTTTTATAACCTTGACGTGCCACGAGTCACCAGTGGTACCTAGCAAAATATACATTACATGTGAAGGAAAAGAACACATCGAAGCAGGCCAATTCAACACTATGGGCTAATACATACAAATGGACTTACATTGGAATGCTTCTGTTGCATCGATGTGATGCAAATGCCACCCGAAGTCTTTATTCAGCCGGTGTAGCCTCCGTCTCTGCGATAAAGATTTGCAGTCTAGTACTAATTATTTTCTCAGACCTTCTAAAAAAATGTAAGAATAAAGATGCAGAGGAAGTGGAGTGTTTACTTGGCGTCGAACAAGTCTTCGTGTGTTTGCTTTTAGCTGGGAGACAGCTTCATCCAACAAGTTTTTCAGCTTATCATCATGGAGATCAAGCATACCAGCTTTCATCTCATTATTAGGTTCTTTCTTTGTAAAATATGATATGAAAAACTCATCAAATTCACGAACCCCAATGGCCTGCCGCAGACCTTGGGTATAAACGGCACCTGGATTATATATATTGCGCACTTCATCAAGCAGGCCAGCATTAATCATGCAATCGACTCTTTCATTGACATAATTATCCAGAACATGAAGCTCGGCATCTACCCACAGGAAACAACAGTCAAATCTGGAACTAGTAGGCCGGCCCCACTTGTCCTGACAACAAACAATCTTGTTTAGGTCATCCATATTGAAACAGGAAAGTCTAACCTCATGCGCAAAAAATGTGTTGTAGCAGTTAGTAGTtcatattcatggcatatatactGAATGATTCattaaaaaaattacaaaaattacTCACTTCTGCAGCTTCTCCTTGGAAAAGATCGCTTGGTAGTGCACCTGTGGTTGCATATAACTCAAGATAACGGTTTATCTGTTCAATAGGGGAATGGCATGAGGAAAGTGAGGGCATGCTACAGATGAAGAACGACTGGCTGAGTGACCAGGAGATGGTAGGAATGTGCAACACCCTTACTTTTCGATGGTTGTTTGGGTGGATCCTTTGTGCTGCAATAGGATCAATCTCCTTCAAGTGTTCATACCCACTTCTAACATCATCCGTGGCAAGGCC
This window encodes:
- the LOC123430101 gene encoding tRNA dimethylallyltransferase 2; this encodes MPHLAAPASPPPAPNLMSDAREAASSSPPSERGRRKAVVVVMGATGAGKSRLAVDLAGHFTGVEVVSADSMQVYRGLDVLTNKVSLHEQNGVPHHLLSIVDPSVEFTCRDFRDHALPIIEDILDHGGLPVIVGGTNFYIQALVSPFLFEDMSEDMQGCTLSDQLDDIGLATDDVRSGYEHLKEIDPIAAQRIHPNNHRKINRYLELYATTGALPSDLFQGEAAEDKWGRPTSSRFDCCFLWVDAELHVLDNYVNERVDCMINAGLLDEVRNIYNPGAVYTQGLRQAIGVREFDEFFISYFTKKEPNNEMKAGMLDLHDDKLKNLLDEAVSQLKANTRRLVRRQRRRLHRLNKDFGWHLHHIDATEAFQCTTGDSWHVKVIKPCVDTVRRFLSNDTSLASKDCSNDGGGTRLASRELWTQYVCEACDNRILRGAHEWEQHKQGRGHRKRTQRLKRKSKMKSTSSEAEV